A window of the Cicer arietinum cultivar CDC Frontier isolate Library 1 chromosome 6, Cicar.CDCFrontier_v2.0, whole genome shotgun sequence genome harbors these coding sequences:
- the LOC101512941 gene encoding uncharacterized protein, which yields MMNIIALSLFITSLTASSIFSPNQKQAPNTIVKEGHRVVVVEYDQDGYQNTKISISPEQQQHQNDFTNIDSSILENTKHKIKEAASVLPNMGQGISQHSQDSYNILHAPNAKELICDAYGKCKNAMEKAKDKAQETMEKKKDIIHSNKEAAKEVGNTVVDAVDKAKEKVYDKANDVQGYTKESMEKGKEMGQTFKEHVVRNVTEAKDGVKKFVSLSMESVANLMSVANLLGFASGYGMNVWITFVSSYVLSRVMPRQQFAVVQSKIYPVYFRAMGYCLVIALLGHVFGHGRKHKGGVLQASNLLASLLTVFVNSVYLEPRATKLMFERMKIEKEEGRGREDIINAERSRTTEEHQNSPDPKKTSTTTTSNLAAERAESLLQRKEHDDAVRARIVKLNNKLKKLNSYSSFLNILNLMSLTWHLVYLAQNVHHSC from the exons ATGATGAACATTATAGCTTTGAGTTTATTCATAACATCACTCACCGCATCAAGCATTTTCTCTCCGAATCAAAAACAAGCACCAAACACAATCGTCAAGGAAGGACACAGAGTCGTTGTTGTTGAATACGATCAAGATGGTTATCAAAACACCAAAATCTCAATCTCACCAGAACAGCAACAACATCAAAATGATTTCACCAACATCGATTCTAGTATCCTAGAAAACACCAAACACAAGATCAAAGAGGCTGCTTCTGTTCTCCCAAACATGGGCCAAGGAATTTCACAACATTCACAAGATAGTTATAACATTCTTCACGCTCCTAATGCTAAAGAGCTTATTTGTGATGCATATGGAAAATGCAAAAACGCAATGGAGAAAGCAAAAGACAAGGCACAAGAAAcaatggaaaagaaaaaagatattaTTCATTCAAACAAAGAAGCAGCAAAGGAAGTTGGCAACACTGTTGTTGATGCAGTCGACAAAGCAAAAGAAAAAGTGTACGATAAAGCAAATGATGTTCAAGGATACACAAAAGAATCAATGgagaaaggaaaagaaatgGGACAAACGTTTAAGGAACACGTAGTTAGGAACGTGACAGAGGCGAAAGATGGAGTGAAAAAGTTTGTGTCTTTATCAATGGAAAGTGTTGCTAATTTGATGAGTGTTGCTAATTTGTTGGGTTTTGCAAGTGGTTATGGAATGAATGTGTGGATCACTTTTGTTTCAAGTTATGTTTTGTCGAGGGTTATGCCTAGACAACAATTTGCTGTGGTGCAGAGTAAGATTTACCCTGTTTATTTTAGGGCTATGGGTTATTGTTTGGTGATAGCTTTGTTGGGTCATGTATTTGGACATGGAAGGAAACATAAAGGTGGTGTATTGCAAGCTTCTAACCTTTTGGCTTCTCTTTTAACTGTTTTTGTTAATTCTGTTTACTTGGAGCCTCGTGCTACAAAG TTGATGTTTGAAAGGATGAAAATAGAGAAAGAAGAAGGAAGAGGAAGAGAAGATATAATAAATGCAGAACGTAGCAGAACTACCGAAGAGCATCAAAATTCACCAGATCCTAAAAAAACCTCTACAACTACTACTAGCAATCTTGCTGCTGAAAGAGCAGAATCCCTCTTACAAAGGAAAGAGCATGATGATGCTGTTAGAGCAAGGATAGTGAAGCTTAATAACAAGCTCAAGAAATTGAATTCTTATTCTTCATTCCTTAACATCCTGAATCTTATGTCCCTTACATGGCATCTTGTTTATTTGGCTCAAAATGTTCACCATAGTTGCTAA